The sequence ACCCCGTCGTACCTGAGCAGTTCGGGCATACGCACCGCCCTCCAGCCCCGACAGTACCCTGCACAGCTCCAGCCGCAACGGCCGCTCTGATGCCAGATTGGGCGACGGGCCGCCGTTGGGCGCCCATTTTTCCGAGACCAACGCACATCGGACAACGATGCCGCGCTAATCCGCCGCCTTTGCCCGGCAGTTTTTGGGCGCTGGAGTAGTTCTCACACTCGAACGCCTTCGGCTAGCTACCCTCGCTCCGACGACCCTTCCCCATACCCAGGCACGCCGGACACTGCACCTCGTCCTTGCCGAAGCACCGGTCTCAAATTCACTCACTTATCCCTCGTTAGCCAGGGCGCATACGTGCGCAGTCTTCTTTCATCGGGTCGGCATGATACCTGCCTGAGCAGAGTTTCGGTGGTCCTGCTCCAGTAGTGTGGGCCCGGACTCAGATGCGGCCTTCAGCGGTGGAGCATCTGCGGAGCGGCTTCGGCAATTTCGGGCTTCGCCGAACTTTCCTGCTCGTAGCTGATTGACTGGATGAGCCAGTGCAAAAGCGACATGCTGATTTGTTGAGCCAAGACGGCCTCACGCGCCCGAAAAGCTGGCGCTCGGAATCGCTTCTCGGCCGCCCTGCTGAATCAGGTCCGAACATTTTTCTCCCTCCTTGGTATGCAGCCTGTCCGGGCCTATTCCCACCAGTGCATGGTCTCCCTCCCCCAGCCGTTTCCGGCGACCGAATTCGAAGAGTTGAGTGTCACTGTAAGAAACACGTGTCTCCTCGCCGAGGCGGACCGGCCGCTGGGGATCTCCCGCCGATAGCGCGACCGCGGGCACCTTGTAGCACGTACGCGGTCACGATCTCGGCAAGGCTAACGTCCGCCTCGCCGCGCAAACCGCATCCGAGCAAATACGAGAAGGCGCCGCTCACGACTGAGAGATCCCATCACTGAGAACTCATGCTCATCCCGCTGGCCCTTCATCCGTCCTCACCAGCTCCTCGGTAGGCTCCTGTTCGCCCTCGGAGAGGCTCGCCCTATCCCCCACCTTCCGCCTCTCGGACACCTTCGCGGATCGGCTTGACCTCCTCGGTTCTCGGCCGCTGGTGGAGTGACGCTTCGCCACCAAGCTGAGGCTTGATGGCACAAAGATACCCTCGACTCGGCAATGGCACCCCAAGGCGCCCCCCACCTAGTGTTGGAATCTCGCACTACCCCAGCCATAACCTTCCCCATGTGGAGCTCAAGCTCCTGCATCCGGGCATCAACACGTACTCTGTGACCCCCAATGGTGCTTCGCCTGGCTGCCCCCAGCCCGCGATCGGCGCATACTCTACAGCCAAGCCAATAAACAAATGTGAGTTCCCCGAGTTTGGCGGCCCTACCGCCCGCTGCTCGCGGGCCGCCGGAATTTCGAAACGCCGAGCGAGGTCTTCACGTTCGCCTTCTGCGTCCCCTTGGCAAAACACCACCAGCACGAGGCTGCCGCGATTTGGTTGGCCGCTGACAAATTCACCATCCCGCAGCGTCTCCGAAGTCGCGAAGTCTGCGCAGACGCTCTGAGATAACGACGCGCACGAGGATGTGCGGCGGTGATCACCGAAAGGCCGTGGGAAAACGCATTCAAAGCAAAAGAGAACCGACATGGGCCGGGCGGAGGTCGCGCGCCAGTCACGGTTTGTCCCTCGCGAATTGTCCAGGTCCGCATCCCCTGTCCAAGATGATCTGCCTCCGCGATCTAAGCTGCCGATCGTCATGAGAGAGGAAATTGGGACGCTTGGCACTCACCAGCCGTTCCATAGCGAACAGAACGTCTGGCCACGAAAAACGTGCCCTGGTCGGGGCGACGGGATTTGAACCCGTGACCTCTTGCACCCCAAGCAAGCGCGCTAGCCAGTCTGCGCCACGCCCCGCAGCAGTGCCGCAAACTACCACGCCCGCTGCAGAACGGTCAATGAGCACCGTTCCTCGCCACGCTCCTCCTTCCACTCACGCGGTATCGCCCTTCGTCCGCTGCCCCGCCCGCGGAGAGCTGTCCAACGGTTCCGCCCACCGTTGCCGCACCGCATCATGGAGGAGAATCGTCGCGGCCGCGGAAACGTTCAGCGAGTCACAACTGCCACGCATCGGAATACATACCCGCCTGTCCGCAGCCTCTAACCAAGCGGATGTCAGCCCGTACTGCTCGGATCCAACCACGATCGCGCTGGGTCCGCTCATATCGCACTGGAAATAGGGTTCGGTCGCCGCGGGGGTTGCCGCGAAAATCCGAATGTGGCGAGCTTTCAGCCAGGCGATGGTTTCCTCGCCACCCGCCTCCGCAACGGGCACCGTAAAAACGGCACCAACGCTGGCGCGAATCGCATTGGGATTGAAGAGATCCGTCCGGCCGTCCACGAGGATCGCCGCATCGGCGCCCGCCGCATCGGCACTCCGCAGCATCGTGCCCAGGTTGCCCGGCTTTTCGATGCCCTCCATCACCAGGACCAACGGGCAGCTGCCAAGCTGCAAATCGCCCAGCGAACGCCGCACAATCGGCGCCACTGCGATCAGGCCGTCCGGCCGATCCCGGTAGGAGAGCCGCCGAAAGACCGCCTCGGAACAGTCGAGCAGGTCGGCCCCGGCGGCCGCCGCACGGGCGAGGATGGTATCCTCGTTCGAACCCAGAAAGAGCTCACGACAGAAAAACAACTCGAGTGGTCGCACTCCGTGATCGAGCGCGCGGAGGTTCTCCCGATAGCCCTCCACCAGCATCCGACCGGTCCGCTCGCGATCCCGACGGTCGCGCAGCGCCATCGCTGCACGCACGCGGTCATTTCGGACGCTCGTAATACGAATCGGCATGCTTGAAGTATAGCGGCGAGGAGCGGATTACATCAGCCGCCCCTTCTCACAGCGGTCGCACGACGAGCTCCTCCCCTTCGCGGGCCAGCGCGGCGCCTTCGCCGACGGCCGCTCGCACCTGGTGCTCAATCGCATCGAGCGCGGCATCATCGTGTTCGGGCGCGTGATGGATCACCCGCAGTTGCGCCACGCCGGCTGCGCGCGCCACCGCGACCGCCTCAGACCAGGTGCTGTGCCCCCACCCGCGGCGCCCGGCATACTCTGCGTCGGTGTAGGCACCGTCAAAACACAGTAGAGAGGCGGGCGATGGAGTGCGGCAAAACCGCAAAAATTCCCGACGCCGGTCTTCGCCGGCCGCCGCCCATTCGATGTCCGTCGCAAACACCAGCGCACCTCCCTCCCTCTCATCGACGCGGTAGGCCACACAGCCGCCCTGATGCTCCACTGCGCACCACCGCACCTCCAGCCGCCCGACGACCAACGGCGCGGCCGTCAGCGTCTCGAATCGAAGCTGCGCCCCGATGTGATGGAGCCCCACCGGCCAGAACGGCGGACCAAAAAGGTTCGGCAGCACGTCGGCGACCGCTCGGCCGCCAAGAAGCGGTGCGGCCAGCGTGACTTCTCGGCCGCGCTGGTACAGCGCGCCAAGCAGCGGCAGGCCGGCAATGTGGTCGAGATGATAGTGGGTGAACAGTACCGTCAAGGGGTCGGATGCCCGGCCAAGCGAGGCACTAAGACGCCGAACTCCCGTGCCGGCGTCGATGATCAACCGCTCGCCGCCTGTGCCCTCAATTGCAATGCAGGTGGTGTCCCCACCGTACCGGAGGTGGTCGGCGTCAGCCGTCGGATACGACCCTCGCACACCGCCAAACACGACTTTCATCGACCCACCTTCGCGACATCTGTGGACGGCTCTCGTCCTACTTCGCCTCCAGCGTCCATACGCCGTCCCAGTCCGCCGGCGGTTGCACCGCGAACCTCCGACAGCGTTCCGCATGCGCTCTCGACACTGGATCTTTCACGCCGAGATGCTCAAACGCCGCCGCGGCCTCCGCAAAACGGCCCTCCTCGGCCAGCGCCAGTGCGCGATCATACTCGGGCAACCACTCGGGGAGACCCTTGCTGGCCGCGGTGCCCAACGGCTCCCACACGGTTACCGGCGCCCGCCGGCCGACAACGCGGATCCGCCCTAGCCGCCGCCACACAAACTGCGGGCCGGCCGCCTCCCGCACTGTGTCGGCCACCATCACGTAGCTGCCGAAAAACTTGTTGGCGCCTTCCAACCGCGAGGCGAGATTCGCCGCGTCCCCCAGCACGGTGTAGTTGAACCGCTCCTCTGAGCCCATGTTCCCCACCACCACCTCGCCAGTGTTCAGGCCGATCCGCATGTGCAGCTCGGCGCCGAACTGCTCCGCCCAGACCGCCCGCCGCTCGTCGAGAATTTGCTGACAGGCAAGCGCCGCGAACACCGCCCGACGGGCATGGTCCGGCTGTTCCACCGGCGCGTTCCAGAACGCAACGATCGCATCGCCGATGTATTTATCCACATACCCGCCATGATCGAGGATCGCGCGGCCCATTGCGGTGAGATACTCGTTCAACAGCCGCGTGAGCTGGGGCGGGTCCAGCCGCTCGGAGAAGGTCGAAAACTTCTCGATGTCGGAGAAAAAAATCGTCAGCTGGCGCTTTTCCCCCCCCAAACGCAACCGCGAAGGATCCGCGAGAAGCTGCTCGATCACCTCCGGGCCCAGATAGTGGCGGAACGCGCGCTGAATGAACGCCTTCTGCCGGCCTTCCGTCGCATAATTGTACAGCGCCGCGCCGATGCCGACGGACAAACCGGCCAGCGAAGGCCAGGCCGCCGGCGCATACCACCCAGCAGCAGCCAGCCCGAGCGCCCCGCAGAACGGCCCGGCCACCGCCGCCACCAGCGCGAGGCCCACCTGCCACGCACGCCGCGCCGCCCCCGCCGCCAGCGACGTCACCAAACACCAGAGCATCGCCGCAACGTCCAGCACCAAGAGCGGCAAGGGCCGAACGAAGTCGCCGGCCAAAAGATTGTCCAGCGCGGTCGCGTGAATCTCGACGCCCGGATACACGCGGCCGAGTGGCGTCGGCCGCAGATCCAGCAGCGCCGGCGCGCTCGCGCCGACCAGCACGTAGCGGTCGCGAAACTCCGCGGGATCCACCGTCGGTGTCCCGCCCTCGGCCAGCCGTAGCTCCGACTGGATCACCGCCGCCGCGCTGAACGCGCGATGAGTGCCCGAGGCACCACGAAAGCGTAGCCGCACCCGACCTTCGCGGTCCAATGGAACACGGTGCGGGCCGATTCGGACCTGATCAACGGCGATCTCGAGCGGCGGCAGCTGGTCGCCCACAGACAGATCCAGCATTCGCAGCGCCAGCCCCAACATCGGCACCAGCCGTCCGTCGAACACCCGGAAGGGACGTACCCGCCGGAACACCCCGTCACTGTCTCCGGTATCGCTGACGCTGCCGAGCATCGCCGCGTTGGTCGCGACCTCCGGGATTGGCCATGCAGCGTGGCTGGCACCCCACCGGTTGGACCAGACGGTCGCGGCCGTCAACGCGGGCATCCGCGCGGTGCCGTCGGCCGGCCATCGCGTCGTTTCCCCCTCGCCGGGTCCACCCAGGTAGAGCGCTGCCGCGACGCGACCGTTCCGCGCCAGCGCCGCACCGAGCGCCTCGTCGTCGGCAACGCCGGCGACGGATGGCTCTGTAAACACGAGGTCCAGTGCAACTGCTCGGGCACCGGCGCGTCGGCAGAAATCCAGAATGGGACCGTACACCTCTCGCGGCCAGGGCCAGGGCAGCCGCATTTCCCGCCGCGCCCAGTCCAAGCTGGCCTGGTCGAGCAGGACGATTCGAATCGCATCGGTCGCGGGGGAAGGGGCGGCGGTCCAGCGCGCACGCCAGTCCCACGTCACCTGTTCCAGCCGCTCCAGGGCGCCCTGCGCCGCCAGCATGCGCCACAGCGCCCAGCCGGCCATACCAATCAACAGCGCAATCCAGTGACGACGACGCATCGCGGCGACTCTACTTCTCCCGCCCTCCGCCGTGCAAAGCCTTCGGCCCGCTCACGGCGAGGCGGGCAGCGGCTCGTAGCTGTCCACAATCGCCTGCCACACCGGCGCCCATGCGTCCAGGCGGCCCTTCGGCGCGGCGATTTGAAGATGGTGGTTGGTGGTTCCCACCAGCAGATCCACCGTCTGGACCTCCGTGCCGTACATGCCGAGCCGGCGCACAAACGCGATGCGGCCGGCCACGTTAGTGGCGATCGGCTCGATCGGCAGGCTCATTTGTTCCGCTTGCGCGCGCAGTTCGTCCGCAAGGCGCTCCGGTCGGTCATGGCCGAGGTCCCGCAGCCGAACCCACAGCTCGAGCCCATCCGGCCCGCGGA is a genomic window of Kiritimatiellia bacterium containing:
- a CDS encoding adenylate/guanylate cyclase domain-containing protein, translating into MRRRHWIALLIGMAGWALWRMLAAQGALERLEQVTWDWRARWTAAPSPATDAIRIVLLDQASLDWARREMRLPWPWPREVYGPILDFCRRAGARAVALDLVFTEPSVAGVADDEALGAALARNGRVAAALYLGGPGEGETTRWPADGTARMPALTAATVWSNRWGASHAAWPIPEVATNAAMLGSVSDTGDSDGVFRRVRPFRVFDGRLVPMLGLALRMLDLSVGDQLPPLEIAVDQVRIGPHRVPLDREGRVRLRFRGASGTHRAFSAAAVIQSELRLAEGGTPTVDPAEFRDRYVLVGASAPALLDLRPTPLGRVYPGVEIHATALDNLLAGDFVRPLPLLVLDVAAMLWCLVTSLAAGAARRAWQVGLALVAAVAGPFCGALGLAAAGWYAPAAWPSLAGLSVGIGAALYNYATEGRQKAFIQRAFRHYLGPEVIEQLLADPSRLRLGGEKRQLTIFFSDIEKFSTFSERLDPPQLTRLLNEYLTAMGRAILDHGGYVDKYIGDAIVAFWNAPVEQPDHARRAVFAALACQQILDERRAVWAEQFGAELHMRIGLNTGEVVVGNMGSEERFNYTVLGDAANLASRLEGANKFFGSYVMVADTVREAAGPQFVWRRLGRIRVVGRRAPVTVWEPLGTAASKGLPEWLPEYDRALALAEEGRFAEAAAAFEHLGVKDPVSRAHAERCRRFAVQPPADWDGVWTLEAK
- a CDS encoding RNA methyltransferase; the protein is MPIRITSVRNDRVRAAMALRDRRDRERTGRMLVEGYRENLRALDHGVRPLELFFCRELFLGSNEDTILARAAAAGADLLDCSEAVFRRLSYRDRPDGLIAVAPIVRRSLGDLQLGSCPLVLVMEGIEKPGNLGTMLRSADAAGADAAILVDGRTDLFNPNAIRASVGAVFTVPVAEAGGEETIAWLKARHIRIFAATPAATEPYFQCDMSGPSAIVVGSEQYGLTSAWLEAADRRVCIPMRGSCDSLNVSAAATILLHDAVRQRWAEPLDSSPRAGQRTKGDTA
- a CDS encoding MBL fold metallo-hydrolase; translation: MKVVFGGVRGSYPTADADHLRYGGDTTCIAIEGTGGERLIIDAGTGVRRLSASLGRASDPLTVLFTHYHLDHIAGLPLLGALYQRGREVTLAAPLLGGRAVADVLPNLFGPPFWPVGLHHIGAQLRFETLTAAPLVVGRLEVRWCAVEHQGGCVAYRVDEREGGALVFATDIEWAAAGEDRRREFLRFCRTPSPASLLCFDGAYTDAEYAGRRGWGHSTWSEAVAVARAAGVAQLRVIHHAPEHDDAALDAIEHQVRAAVGEGAALAREGEELVVRPL